One region of Termitidicoccus mucosus genomic DNA includes:
- a CDS encoding class I SAM-dependent methyltransferase — protein sequence MHKKLSPEILKALASFHYAAHGEQIAAILNEQLPPDIYKKIKTIFAAFQGCWDKKSGAHLFPCDPQPHIRHILGTGIMPEINPLEFFPTPEKLATGLFNTDFIKDQCDRINYQRREGTPVRMLEPSAGSGALADHAARLLADGKQAVACVELDPQHCKTLARKNYDVIGTDFLKWEPGEKFPLIVMNPPFGNNAWQKHLRHAFDLLTHDGKLVCITPANLPDDPEFLQWLAEHGEFEENPSDAFKPSGTSIRTGTIFIDKACHAALQRRRETGSPDLDNFLLHIDNDRAFWKTKTDAFRQISASLIAHDATHQSAAWEQAVKTFGETCDQLALALLKTWLIPCRLTAKDHAGIFHGLWLEKLEDAGRPKTMQDSNIHSREKALDQQLLVFADHTDAGPRPLIGRH from the coding sequence ATGCATAAAAAATTATCACCAGAAATCCTCAAGGCGCTCGCATCATTTCATTACGCAGCACATGGCGAGCAGATTGCCGCCATTTTAAACGAACAACTGCCACCCGATATCTATAAGAAAATAAAAACAATATTCGCCGCCTTCCAAGGCTGCTGGGACAAAAAATCCGGCGCCCATCTCTTTCCCTGCGATCCCCAACCCCACATCCGGCACATCCTCGGCACCGGCATCATGCCGGAAATCAATCCGCTCGAATTCTTCCCCACCCCGGAAAAATTGGCCACAGGCCTTTTTAATACAGACTTCATCAAAGACCAGTGTGACCGGATCAATTACCAGCGCCGCGAAGGAACACCCGTGCGCATGCTCGAACCGTCCGCCGGCTCCGGCGCCCTGGCCGACCACGCCGCCCGGCTCCTGGCCGACGGCAAACAGGCGGTCGCCTGCGTCGAACTTGACCCGCAACACTGCAAAACCCTCGCCCGGAAAAATTACGATGTCATCGGGACCGATTTTCTCAAATGGGAACCCGGGGAAAAGTTCCCCCTCATCGTGATGAATCCGCCTTTCGGCAATAATGCCTGGCAGAAACATCTGCGACACGCCTTCGACTTGCTCACGCACGACGGAAAACTCGTCTGCATCACACCGGCAAACCTGCCGGACGATCCCGAATTCCTGCAATGGCTCGCCGAACACGGCGAATTCGAGGAAAATCCGTCGGATGCCTTCAAACCTTCCGGCACCTCCATCCGCACCGGCACGATATTCATCGACAAAGCCTGCCATGCCGCGCTGCAACGTCGGCGCGAAACCGGCAGCCCGGACCTCGACAACTTCCTGCTCCACATCGACAATGACCGGGCCTTTTGGAAAACCAAAACCGACGCGTTCCGTCAAATCTCCGCCAGCTTGATCGCTCACGACGCAACCCACCAATCCGCCGCATGGGAGCAAGCGGTCAAAACTTTTGGGGAAACCTGCGACCAACTCGCCTTGGCCCTGCTTAAAACCTGGCTCATCCCCTGCCGGCTCACCGCAAAAGACCACGCCGGAATTTTCCACGGCCTATGGCTCGAAAAACTTGAGGACGCCGGCCGCCCAAAAACCATGCAGGACTCGAACATTCATTCCCGTGAAAAAGCCCTCGACCAGCAACTGCTTGTCTTTGCCGATCACACCGACGCCGGCCCCCGCCCCCTGATCGGAAGACACTGA
- a CDS encoding JAB domain-containing protein: MHYEITLNFKKIETSLNEEPVIIIEKAEHAYHYIKDAFEARPFQESTWIIPMDRKSHPLGRHMLCLGTLTQSTLDTKAMFRCLLMTQATQFILSHNHPSGMPAPSQSDISTTRQVKEMARIMDYDFTDHVVVGRPEMDPQKNGYASLKEMGLI, encoded by the coding sequence ATGCATTACGAGATCACCCTGAATTTCAAAAAAATCGAAACCTCCCTAAACGAGGAGCCCGTAATAATAATCGAAAAAGCGGAACACGCATATCACTATATAAAAGACGCGTTCGAAGCGCGACCCTTCCAAGAGAGCACATGGATAATTCCGATGGACCGAAAAAGTCATCCCTTGGGGCGGCACATGCTCTGTCTGGGCACACTCACCCAAAGCACGCTGGACACAAAAGCGATGTTCCGCTGCCTGCTGATGACCCAGGCGACCCAATTCATATTAAGCCATAATCATCCTAGCGGAATGCCAGCTCCCTCCCAATCAGACATTAGTACAACTCGTCAAGTCAAGGAAATGGCCCGCATCATGGATTATGATTTTACGGACCACGTCGTGGTCGGACGCCCGGAGATGGATCCGCAAAAAAACGGCTACGCATCCCTGAAGGAAATGGGCCTGATTTAA
- a CDS encoding helix-turn-helix domain-containing protein has product MSRASQDLFSLRHELVRYATAHGIRAAMRQFGCARNTVRLWLRRWQDGDDSFQNHSRRPHHQPACTPPKIEQAVVAARKKAPCFGARRLVDMFVLPVGKGAAHRILRDHQLTRRRQRKHKRKADLRKIKAAHAPLTHLQMDTKYLNDIPHYWPQMQAQGLPRFQYTIRDEATGALFVSYSSELSKTCATLALSRLLDHLKAHGLDPSLVEVRTDLGSEFDGDTVHYRPDGFHGSLLASGARHRFNPPARPNANADVESSHATIEAEFFDLETFHGTRHFLASVTTYQHFFNFARKNRSRSDQTPAQLLAHNAPHLDPRILLLPPLLLDPLMGQDLSRPPGKQAGEKARRLKLGIDVHWAQYVVVAQYDDASPRPARRFTPESFVEWVKARLGDAQEVNSCYEAGAFDYVLHRRQEALGVRNMVVRPRNWDQYGKKVKTDQRDALALCGMLDRYLAGNTETLCVIRVPSESEERSRGQTRQRDSLVSDRGRMSNRGLSTARYYGYDLPKDGGGRWRSSVWRRSCPNTFTRPWPAGTRSCWRSTIKSRH; this is encoded by the coding sequence ATGAGCCGCGCAAGCCAAGACCTCTTTTCCCTGCGCCACGAACTGGTGCGCTACGCCACGGCCCACGGCATCCGCGCGGCCATGCGCCAGTTCGGCTGCGCGCGCAACACCGTGCGGCTGTGGCTGCGCCGCTGGCAGGACGGCGACGACTCCTTCCAAAATCACTCCCGCCGCCCCCATCACCAGCCCGCGTGCACGCCCCCGAAAATCGAGCAGGCCGTCGTCGCCGCAAGAAAAAAGGCCCCCTGTTTCGGCGCCCGCCGCCTCGTGGACATGTTCGTCCTGCCCGTGGGCAAGGGCGCCGCCCACCGCATCCTCCGCGATCACCAGCTGACACGCCGCCGCCAGCGCAAACACAAACGCAAGGCCGACTTGCGCAAAATCAAAGCCGCCCACGCCCCGCTCACCCACCTCCAGATGGACACCAAATATCTCAACGACATCCCCCATTACTGGCCCCAGATGCAAGCCCAGGGCCTGCCCCGCTTCCAATACACCATCCGCGACGAGGCCACCGGCGCGCTCTTCGTCTCCTACTCCTCCGAGCTGTCCAAAACCTGCGCCACCCTCGCCCTGTCCCGCCTCCTCGACCACCTCAAGGCCCACGGCCTCGACCCCTCCCTGGTCGAGGTGCGCACCGACCTCGGCTCCGAGTTCGACGGCGACACCGTCCACTACCGCCCAGACGGCTTCCACGGCTCCCTCCTCGCCTCCGGCGCCCGCCACCGCTTCAACCCTCCCGCCAGGCCCAACGCCAACGCCGACGTCGAAAGCTCCCACGCCACCATCGAAGCCGAGTTCTTCGACCTCGAAACCTTCCACGGCACCCGGCACTTCCTCGCCTCCGTCACCACCTACCAGCACTTCTTCAACTTCGCCCGCAAAAACCGCTCCCGCTCCGACCAAACCCCGGCCCAACTCCTCGCCCATAACGCCCCTCATCTCGACCCGCGCATCCTCCTTTTGCCCCCTCTCCTCCTCGATCCCCTCATGGGTCAAGATCTGTCTAGACCTCCCGGGAAGCAAGCGGGAGAGAAGGCGAGGCGGCTGAAGCTGGGAATCGACGTGCATTGGGCACAATACGTGGTGGTGGCGCAGTATGACGACGCCTCGCCGAGGCCGGCGCGGCGCTTTACGCCGGAGAGTTTCGTCGAGTGGGTGAAGGCCCGGCTGGGCGATGCGCAGGAGGTGAATAGCTGCTACGAAGCGGGAGCGTTCGACTACGTGTTGCACCGTCGGCAGGAAGCGCTGGGCGTAAGGAACATGGTGGTTCGTCCGCGCAACTGGGACCAATACGGCAAGAAGGTGAAGACCGACCAGCGCGACGCCTTGGCGTTGTGCGGGATGCTCGACCGGTATTTGGCGGGGAACACCGAGACGCTGTGCGTGATCCGCGTGCCGAGCGAAAGCGAGGAACGCTCGCGCGGGCAGACCCGTCAGCGTGACAGCCTGGTGAGCGACCGCGGGCGCATGAGCAACCGCGGCCTGAGCACCGCGCGCTACTACGGTTACGATCTTCCGAAAGATGGTGGCGGCCGCTGGCGTTCAAGCGTCTGGCGGCGAAGTTGCCCGAACACCTTCACCAGACCCTGGCCCGCTGGCACCAGATCCTGCTGGAGATCGACGATCAAATCGAGGCATTAA
- a CDS encoding class I SAM-dependent methyltransferase, whose product MELFFNFNTDADPAADPFNPARNTASPPDTEHPQGGKPELSQWFTPTWAAERLFDHYFSSLPRGSTVCEFSCGRGNFLRAIPEYHHAFGVEIDPELARLAEINTGRPVITGKFEEVKLPDAIDAFVGNPPFVAGILDTFLHRMHRHLRFGGSAGMILPVYAFQFSSRVRRYNELFSIRQDLIPGKQMFPGLSHPLCFALFTKETRPVLVNFTLFGDIHEINRMRPELKRTAINDVSPKGIWHRITFQALQSFGGQARLDTLYDYISPRRPSPNAWWKEKIRQTCCKYFTRLDTGLYALPETGTDTLAAS is encoded by the coding sequence ATGGAACTTTTTTTCAACTTTAACACCGATGCCGATCCCGCCGCCGATCCCTTCAACCCTGCGCGCAACACCGCATCCCCGCCGGACACCGAACACCCCCAAGGCGGCAAGCCGGAACTCAGCCAGTGGTTCACTCCCACGTGGGCGGCCGAACGCCTGTTCGACCATTATTTCTCCAGCCTGCCCCGCGGCAGCACCGTCTGCGAATTCTCCTGCGGCCGCGGAAATTTCCTCCGCGCCATCCCGGAATACCACCACGCCTTCGGAGTCGAAATCGACCCCGAACTGGCCCGCCTCGCCGAAATCAACACCGGGCGCCCCGTCATCACCGGGAAATTCGAGGAGGTAAAACTGCCCGACGCCATCGACGCCTTCGTCGGCAATCCCCCCTTCGTCGCCGGCATCCTCGACACCTTTCTTCACCGCATGCACCGGCACCTGCGATTCGGCGGCAGCGCCGGCATGATCCTGCCCGTCTATGCTTTTCAATTCTCCTCCCGGGTGCGGCGCTACAACGAATTGTTCTCCATCCGCCAGGACTTGATCCCGGGCAAACAAATGTTCCCCGGCCTCAGCCATCCCCTGTGCTTCGCCCTGTTCACCAAGGAGACCAGGCCCGTCCTCGTCAATTTCACCTTGTTCGGGGACATCCATGAAATCAACCGGATGCGCCCGGAACTGAAAAGAACCGCCATCAACGATGTCTCACCCAAAGGCATCTGGCACCGCATCACATTCCAAGCCCTCCAGTCCTTCGGTGGACAGGCCAGACTCGACACCCTGTACGACTACATCAGCCCCCGGCGTCCGTCCCCGAACGCATGGTGGAAGGAAAAAATCCGCCAGACCTGCTGCAAATACTTCACCCGGCTTGACACCGGCCTCTACGCCCTGCCCGAAACCGGAACCGACACACTCGCCGCATCCTGA